One Cohnella candidum genomic region harbors:
- a CDS encoding chemotaxis protein CheA: MSELTDMLAEYKEVFLEELEEQLQLMDEVILKLEREGDSGSVVQSLFRAAHTLKGSSAAMGFEEMKQLTHHMEHLLDQVRGKKRTVTPALIDLLFQSMDCLKQLKNDIEASDAPATDIGRIVKNLETFASTKEDEPLTVSVTGSETGSETLRPPLSLSDRLKIQEQQDAGHRVYWLQIGIVSDCVIQGARAYVIHSMLSEWGEVLLMTPDLESLEETLPGSLTLTFLYAGIQEEGEIRSLVTGLTDVACVTAELVEGNETAMAVTPAATGKAAAVEEASPAGKAKSQTIRVSVERLDHLMNLVGELVIDQTRIHQVERNQRRRFQDDTVSELGHISDHLSRIIGDLQESVMKARMLPIEQLFNRFPRMIRDLSRDLGKDLELVMEGQDTELDRTLIEEIADPLIHLIRNAVDHGLETPDVREQSGKPRKGTLRIRAAHEDNQVVIYVEDDGAGIDPAKMKASALKKGILTEEEAELLTDREAVDLIFRPGFSTAQTISDVSGRGVGMDIVRSHIEKLNGLIDIDTRLGRGTSFKIKLPLTLAIIVGLLVKVNGQTLIIPMSNIAEIVRVTNAEIQVVRGQSVITLRNQVIPIVSVHDRFKGEFRREEHKHIPLVIVGSAEKRLALAVDDLIGNQEIVIKSLGSYIGKVDGIAGATILGDGSVALIFEISSLFHKAGAK, translated from the coding sequence GTGTCCGAATTGACCGACATGCTGGCCGAATATAAAGAGGTGTTTTTGGAAGAGCTGGAAGAGCAGCTACAGCTCATGGACGAAGTGATCTTGAAGCTCGAGCGCGAAGGGGATTCCGGATCGGTCGTCCAAAGCCTGTTCCGGGCCGCGCATACGCTGAAAGGATCTTCGGCCGCGATGGGCTTCGAGGAGATGAAGCAGCTCACTCACCATATGGAGCATCTGCTCGACCAGGTGAGAGGCAAGAAGAGAACGGTGACGCCCGCGCTCATTGACCTGCTCTTTCAATCCATGGATTGCTTGAAGCAGCTCAAAAACGACATCGAGGCAAGCGACGCGCCAGCCACCGACATCGGGCGGATCGTCAAGAATCTCGAAACGTTCGCCAGTACGAAGGAGGATGAGCCGTTAACGGTTAGCGTTACAGGCAGCGAAACGGGCAGCGAAACTCTCCGTCCGCCGCTAAGCTTGTCCGACCGCTTGAAGATCCAGGAACAGCAGGACGCAGGACACCGCGTATATTGGCTTCAAATCGGCATCGTTTCCGATTGCGTCATTCAAGGCGCAAGGGCGTACGTCATTCACTCGATGTTGTCGGAATGGGGCGAAGTGCTGCTCATGACCCCTGACCTCGAGAGCTTGGAGGAAACGTTGCCGGGTTCCCTGACGCTGACTTTCCTGTATGCGGGGATCCAGGAGGAGGGCGAAATTCGCTCGCTTGTCACGGGTTTAACAGACGTCGCCTGCGTGACGGCTGAGCTCGTGGAGGGAAACGAAACGGCAATGGCGGTTACGCCGGCGGCGACAGGCAAGGCGGCGGCAGTCGAAGAAGCGTCGCCTGCCGGCAAGGCCAAATCGCAGACGATCCGGGTGAGCGTCGAAAGGCTGGACCACTTGATGAACCTGGTGGGTGAACTCGTGATCGATCAAACCCGTATCCATCAAGTGGAACGGAACCAGCGGCGGCGCTTCCAAGACGACACCGTCAGCGAGCTCGGCCACATTTCGGATCATCTGTCCCGCATCATCGGAGACCTGCAGGAAAGCGTCATGAAAGCGCGCATGCTGCCGATCGAGCAGCTTTTCAACCGGTTTCCCCGCATGATCCGGGACTTGTCCAGGGATCTGGGCAAGGATCTTGAGCTGGTCATGGAAGGGCAGGATACCGAGCTGGACCGGACGTTGATCGAGGAGATCGCCGATCCGCTGATCCATCTGATCCGAAATGCCGTGGATCACGGTCTGGAAACCCCAGATGTTCGGGAGCAATCGGGCAAACCCCGCAAGGGAACATTGCGGATCCGCGCCGCGCACGAGGACAATCAGGTGGTCATATACGTCGAAGACGACGGAGCGGGGATCGATCCGGCCAAGATGAAGGCATCGGCGCTGAAGAAGGGGATTTTGACCGAGGAAGAAGCCGAACTGCTAACCGACCGGGAAGCCGTCGATCTGATTTTCCGTCCTGGATTCTCGACCGCGCAGACGATCAGCGACGTCTCCGGCCGAGGCGTCGGCATGGACATCGTCCGGAGCCATATCGAGAAGCTCAACGGATTGATCGATATCGACACCCGGCTCGGCCGGGGGACGAGCTTCAAAATCAAGCTTCCGCTGACGCTCGCGATTATCGTGGGACTGCTCGTCAAAGTGAACGGCCAAACGTTGATCATTCCGATGAGCAATATCGCGGAAATCGTCCGGGTGACGAACGCGGAAATTCAAGTCGTGCGAGGCCAGTCGGTGATCACGCTGCGGAATCAGGTGATTCCGATCGTGAGCGTGCATGACCGGTTCAAAGGCGAGTTCCGTCGGGAGGAGCACAAACACATCCCGCTCGTGATCGTAGGATCGGCGGAGAAACGGCTGGCGCTCGCGGTCGACGATTTGATCGGCAACCAGGAAATCGTCATCAAATCGCTCGGTTCCTACATCGGCAAAGTGGACGGAATCGCGGGCGCGACGATCCTGGGCGACGGCAGCGTGGCTTTGATTTTCGAAATTTCATCCTTGTTCCATAAAGCTGGAGCCAAATAA
- a CDS encoding methyl-accepting chemotaxis protein — protein MTVKNRLILSFLAVLVLPSTAIGYFSYERASKDMEAQIHQSAEQSIAFADQKITELLSQSVSDADYLASKVKGNMADSTGTPELRGILDPLKAVKPAYDNLFYGTETGKMFLSPDKKMPDGFDPRKRDYYPKSMSSPGKAVINDPIVSASDGSVIVITSEAAEDGSGVVGVSLGLKTLSQQISEFKVGQKGYVFVLDRNGKYLAHPTKELGTQNTNSYIPEVYGADSGTISYTLDGVKKKAVFTTNKLTGWKIMGTIEISEIADATHGILYTTLGVIAAALAIGALLVIWIVRSITRPLKQVTEAADRIAGGDLTEEVPVTSQDELGQLSVSVNQMVYKLRELIGEVIRSSQNVAASSEQISASTEEIASGSTVQSEAAQNMLELFGELSLAIDSVAASAEEAAKLASDSSIIAKEGGSIVGKSVDIMGQVSAQVSLLEQDSAKIGDIIEVIDEIAEQTNLLALNAAIEAARAGEQGRGFAVVADEVRKLAERSGEATKQITSIIKAMQENTKRSVAAVASGVSQSQETGAAFDRIIAKIGETEQKVGEIAAASEEQASQSDEVRRSIENISSASEEAAAASEETAATSQALASLAEQLHASVSLFKI, from the coding sequence ATGACCGTGAAAAACCGACTTATTCTTTCTTTTCTAGCCGTTCTGGTACTGCCCAGCACGGCGATCGGCTACTTCTCTTACGAGAGAGCGTCCAAAGACATGGAGGCGCAAATCCATCAGAGCGCGGAGCAAAGCATCGCGTTCGCCGATCAGAAAATCACCGAGCTCCTCTCGCAAAGCGTCTCGGATGCGGATTATCTGGCTTCCAAGGTCAAGGGAAACATGGCGGACAGCACCGGGACACCGGAATTGCGCGGCATCCTGGATCCGCTCAAAGCCGTTAAACCGGCCTATGACAACCTTTTTTACGGCACCGAAACCGGCAAGATGTTCCTTTCTCCGGACAAGAAAATGCCGGACGGATTCGATCCGAGGAAGCGGGACTATTACCCGAAATCCATGAGCAGTCCGGGCAAAGCGGTCATTAACGATCCGATCGTGTCCGCATCGGACGGCAGCGTCATCGTGATCACGTCCGAAGCGGCTGAAGACGGCTCCGGAGTCGTGGGTGTGAGCTTAGGATTAAAGACGCTCAGCCAGCAGATCAGCGAATTCAAAGTGGGTCAAAAAGGATACGTGTTCGTCCTCGACCGGAACGGCAAGTATTTGGCCCATCCGACCAAGGAGCTCGGTACGCAGAATACCAACTCCTATATCCCCGAAGTGTATGGCGCCGACTCGGGTACGATTTCTTACACCTTGGACGGCGTCAAGAAAAAAGCGGTATTCACGACGAACAAGTTAACCGGTTGGAAAATCATGGGTACTATAGAGATCTCCGAAATCGCGGACGCCACCCACGGAATTCTTTATACGACTTTGGGAGTCATCGCGGCGGCTCTTGCCATCGGCGCTCTCCTCGTGATCTGGATCGTTCGCTCGATTACGCGGCCTCTTAAGCAAGTGACGGAAGCGGCCGATCGCATCGCGGGCGGGGATTTGACGGAAGAAGTGCCGGTCACCAGCCAAGATGAGCTGGGGCAGCTCTCGGTCTCCGTTAATCAAATGGTGTACAAGCTTCGGGAGTTGATCGGCGAAGTGATCCGCTCCTCTCAGAACGTCGCGGCTTCCTCCGAGCAGATTTCGGCGAGCACCGAGGAAATCGCCAGCGGCAGCACCGTCCAATCCGAGGCCGCCCAGAACATGTTGGAGCTGTTCGGGGAGCTTTCGCTCGCGATCGATTCCGTCGCCGCGAGCGCCGAAGAAGCGGCCAAGCTAGCGTCCGACTCTTCGATCATCGCGAAGGAAGGCGGATCGATCGTGGGCAAGTCGGTGGATATCATGGGGCAAGTCAGCGCACAAGTTTCGCTGCTGGAGCAGGATTCGGCCAAGATCGGCGACATTATCGAAGTGATCGACGAGATCGCGGAGCAGACGAACCTTCTTGCGCTGAACGCGGCGATCGAAGCCGCGAGGGCAGGCGAGCAAGGCCGCGGGTTCGCGGTCGTCGCGGACGAGGTCCGGAAGCTGGCGGAACGCAGCGGAGAAGCGACCAAGCAGATCACCTCCATCATCAAAGCCATGCAGGAAAACACGAAGCGGAGCGTGGCCGCGGTCGCGAGCGGCGTCAGCCAATCCCAAGAGACGGGCGCGGCATTCGACCGGATCATCGCCAAGATCGGCGAAACCGAGCAGAAGGTCGGAGAGATCGCGGCGGCCAGCGAGGAGCAGGCGTCGCAATCCGATGAGGTCAGACGCTCGATCGAGAATATCTCCTCGGCTAGCGAAGAGGCCGCAGCCGCTTCGGAAGAAACCGCGGCGACTTCGCAAGCGTTGGCTTCCCTCGCGGAGCAGCTGCACGCCTCGGTGAGCTTGTTCAAAATTTAA
- a CDS encoding chemotaxis protein CheW has protein sequence MQVTAQEQYVEFGIENEQYAIRIQDIHEIIKLQDITQIPNVKPYVKGVINLRGKIVPVLSLRNLFDMQEKAPSKSTRIVVVHHQEDTVGIIVDRVSKVTTFSDIQPPPDRVGGIDGNFFVGIGFTKGGLVGILRLDEVLLHE, from the coding sequence ATGCAAGTGACGGCTCAGGAACAATACGTGGAGTTCGGCATCGAAAACGAGCAGTACGCGATTCGGATCCAGGACATTCACGAAATCATCAAATTGCAGGACATCACCCAAATCCCCAACGTGAAGCCCTACGTGAAAGGCGTCATCAATCTGAGGGGCAAAATCGTCCCGGTCCTCAGCCTGCGCAATTTGTTCGACATGCAGGAGAAAGCGCCTTCGAAATCAACTCGAATCGTGGTCGTCCATCACCAAGAGGATACGGTCGGCATTATCGTGGACCGGGTCAGCAAAGTGACCACTTTCTCCGATATACAGCCGCCTCCGGACCGCGTCGGGGGCATCGACGGCAACTTTTTCGTCGGGATCGGCTTTACGAAAGGCGGATTGGTCGGCATTCTCCGTCTGGACGAAGTTTTACTGCATGAGTAG
- a CDS encoding HD-GYP domain-containing protein — MRPIPIHQYDENTMQLAKPAYDRRGRVLLSASQIVHPKYLEKLKEIGIRTLIVEDAESRGISLEEMIDIPTWLDVVQTVEEAFAAVAGKKPLPLRGLQQGVAKLLKEILSRPLILPIPSSTMAENLAPYAHAVNVAIMALQVGKSLGYHELMLRDLAIGCLLHDIGKAVTSESQEHPVAGFDIIRGVREVNLLSAHIAFQHHERLDGQGYPRAIRGNAFLEYAQICGICSLYDHLADELPPHEAMERVMGTSGTAFSTEIVQAFVRTVPAYPPGTKIRLMSGEDGIVTRITTHMQRPVVRRLATGEEISLAEELTVMITGSI; from the coding sequence ATGAGACCCATTCCGATCCATCAATACGACGAAAACACGATGCAGCTCGCCAAGCCGGCGTATGACCGGAGAGGCCGGGTGCTGCTCTCGGCCTCCCAAATCGTTCATCCCAAGTATTTGGAGAAGCTCAAGGAAATCGGCATCCGAACCTTGATCGTGGAGGATGCCGAATCCCGAGGCATCAGCTTGGAAGAAATGATCGACATCCCGACTTGGCTGGACGTGGTACAGACCGTGGAAGAAGCTTTCGCGGCCGTCGCCGGCAAGAAACCTTTGCCGCTGCGCGGCTTGCAGCAAGGTGTAGCCAAGCTGCTCAAGGAAATCCTGAGCCGCCCGCTGATTTTGCCGATTCCTTCCTCCACGATGGCCGAAAACCTGGCTCCATACGCCCATGCCGTCAACGTGGCGATCATGGCTCTCCAAGTCGGCAAATCTCTCGGTTACCACGAGCTGATGCTGAGAGACTTGGCCATCGGCTGTCTGCTTCATGACATCGGCAAGGCGGTCACAAGCGAATCGCAAGAGCATCCGGTTGCCGGTTTCGATATCATTCGCGGAGTCCGGGAAGTGAACCTGCTGTCCGCCCACATCGCTTTCCAGCACCACGAGAGGCTGGACGGTCAGGGCTACCCCCGGGCGATCCGCGGCAACGCTTTTCTGGAATACGCCCAAATCTGCGGCATTTGCAGCCTTTACGACCATCTCGCCGATGAGCTGCCTCCGCACGAAGCGATGGAACGCGTCATGGGCACCAGCGGCACCGCTTTTTCCACCGAAATCGTGCAGGCGTTCGTCCGCACCGTTCCGGCTTACCCCCCGGGTACGAAAATCAGGCTGATGTCTGGGGAAGACGGCATCGTCACGCGGATTACGACACACATGCAGCGTCCGGTCGTCCGCCGTTTGGCGACCGGGGAGGAAATCTCACTGGCAGAAGAACTCACAGTCATGATCACGGGAAGCATCTAG